A genomic window from Tautonia rosea includes:
- a CDS encoding MaoC family dehydratase yields the protein MKVYNVQVLYFQDLVIGEAWESVSRTITLTEISLFAGLSGDFNALHVDHEAARQGPFGQPVAHGLLGLAIASGLGTTAPRVETLAFLEILSWSFRQPIAPGDTIRVITRVEALEPRARGRRGVVTWNRQVVNQRGEVVQEGQTRTLVRGRTESVDPEADTSSK from the coding sequence GTGAAGGTTTACAATGTCCAGGTGTTGTACTTCCAGGATTTGGTGATCGGAGAGGCTTGGGAGAGTGTCTCTCGGACGATTACACTGACGGAGATTTCCCTGTTTGCGGGACTCTCTGGTGATTTTAATGCGCTGCATGTGGACCATGAGGCGGCTCGGCAAGGGCCATTTGGGCAACCGGTTGCCCATGGACTGCTCGGTCTGGCAATCGCCAGTGGCCTCGGGACCACGGCCCCTCGCGTCGAGACGCTCGCGTTTCTGGAAATTCTCTCCTGGTCATTTCGTCAACCGATCGCTCCCGGCGACACCATTCGGGTCATCACCCGGGTCGAAGCGCTCGAACCCCGAGCCCGAGGTCGACGAGGTGTTGTGACCTGGAACCGTCAAGTGGTCAACCAGCGAGGCGAGGTGGTTCAGGAGGGACAAACGCGGACACTCGTCCGAGGTCGCACCGAGTCGGTCGATCCCGAGGCCGATACCTCCTCGAAATGA
- a CDS encoding ANTAR domain-containing response regulator produces MKVLIADDDRKVGASLQQILSRMGYSVAAVAEDGQRAIEMCRRTLPDVAILDIEMPGLDGLSAARQIAQDPGTPVIILTAHGQPELVEAAIQEGAIQYLLKPVTGPALNAAIQMAVAKARELDQYKKRSEELEATLRDRKMIEKAKGIIMSRKNLTEAEAFRFLQRESQDRRIAMAKLAETIVHAHELI; encoded by the coding sequence ATGAAGGTGCTCATCGCCGATGATGATCGGAAGGTGGGGGCTAGCCTCCAACAGATTCTGAGCAGAATGGGATATAGTGTGGCAGCAGTGGCCGAGGATGGCCAGCGCGCAATCGAAATGTGCCGCCGCACACTGCCAGATGTGGCAATCCTCGACATCGAAATGCCCGGTCTCGATGGCCTTTCCGCGGCCCGACAGATCGCCCAGGATCCTGGAACCCCTGTGATTATTTTGACCGCGCACGGTCAGCCCGAACTGGTCGAAGCCGCAATCCAGGAAGGGGCGATCCAGTATCTTCTGAAACCAGTCACTGGTCCAGCACTCAACGCTGCCATTCAGATGGCTGTGGCCAAGGCCAGGGAATTGGATCAATACAAAAAACGGAGCGAGGAACTTGAGGCAACGCTCCGCGATCGAAAAATGATTGAAAAGGCCAAAGGCATTATCATGTCTCGAAAGAATTTGACTGAAGCCGAAGCCTTTCGTTTCCTCCAGCGCGAAAGCCAAGATCGCCGAATCGCGATGGCGAAGCTCGCCGAAACTATTGTTCATGCACACGAGTTGATTTGA
- a CDS encoding DUF4175 family protein, translating to MMETLDHRIAGLRGRLRRVLILRGLCWTIFAAVMAFITLTWIDWFVPLTWNVRVVTLVVAGVVVALVAWRELIRPLLFPFDDLRLALLIERRWPHLNDRLSSTIEFLKARGASDAADGRYGSEALRELTITQAMGDIESLDFQAILDPRPMRLAGSLAGWAVAVLLLETFIAPEFQSIAARRFLLDEVAWPKRTELEIAETPTKLARGMPFELTAQAGVGRELPVVPPRAWFEVLSHVAPPLKLFDSALRGRPPGSARIIYRFEDGETINSALRPDEQGTFHGRLDAVNQSFRFYVTAGDDTTDWVNVAVVPPPSLDEVQVQLVPPAYTRPFATDAEREAAVETLASDQTQIRALEGSVIQFNARANKPLSSARLMLHDEPTEIPVSMQEDGARLLASIDAEGTGSFWFSLRDQNGFSNPEATRYELRTITDTPPLALIVEPQFDVSVPVTATVPLRIRAEDDYGLQLVRLLYTVTKPESAEAEDHVVPLWTAEASIDGGRSLSQEVEHRLELAPLNVTPGSIISVSGEARDFYSSPEDEGPHLTRSRLVRIRVISEEEYRGQLDDRRREIREEIERIFEMQKLAMPPVREAINELDAAGQIEQETGDRLREASVMQRQVGGRLDESGNGLGDRIQRFLDDMENSRMSDPEVADQMQQMKAAVDRIRAEHLRPAEQGISRAIRDLEPQFEGQRRGGEPGAESGDAEPDARRGEQAPAGQADGAVAGETAPIEPSEPSAPAAEGAPQPSNPGDPGESDSRQSLDESRQSQQAIAQELEGMLQGLSEFETLRGVTREAERLLNDQDSVKKETEQRATDPSLMGKTPDQLNAEQKADLQNLSDRQRDVSRELQDLSNRMNELTEGLAESDPLAAEAMKEALQQLQREGTAAELGQAADQIGRNQMGPAGQAQDKGREAMQDLVDALKNRRENDLERLLKQLQETRSELAQAQRRQEDLLERTRQAQGQKGQQGGNPQGGQQPGGEEAQGGQQAGGEQGGEADRARLQELAKEQEQLEQELRRQLQKLRKLRADQAARAGSRAASRMGNAGQNLDEGDGEAAIRNEEDALKDLEQAIADTDQAIQEAQDRLLMEQFAKIRDQLRAYNDRQKRLLEETEAFEARRRAGGGRLSRADSFDVRNLGRAQAGLKDETASLAERLDGAPVFKLSLERAIARMVEAAENLGEIDTGSETQRAEEDASRWLERLVASLDPPNEEDQEQGGQQQQQGGGQGQPGQGNQGDGIPAEAQIRMLKAMQEDINLRTLELDELKQRDEPLSEAQEQEFVRLEEDQHTIADLLRDLIRPRRPDGLED from the coding sequence ATGATGGAAACGCTCGATCACCGAATCGCCGGGCTCCGAGGTCGCCTCCGACGGGTCCTCATTTTGAGGGGCCTGTGCTGGACGATCTTTGCCGCAGTCATGGCCTTCATCACGCTGACCTGGATCGACTGGTTTGTGCCTCTCACGTGGAACGTTCGGGTGGTCACGCTTGTCGTCGCAGGGGTCGTCGTGGCGCTGGTCGCATGGCGAGAACTCATCCGTCCGTTGCTGTTCCCGTTCGATGATCTCCGGCTCGCATTGCTGATTGAACGTCGATGGCCGCATCTCAACGATCGCCTTTCAAGCACCATTGAATTTCTCAAGGCCAGAGGCGCTTCTGATGCCGCCGATGGTCGTTACGGGTCTGAGGCGCTTCGGGAACTCACCATCACTCAGGCGATGGGAGACATTGAGAGTCTTGATTTTCAGGCCATCCTTGACCCGAGGCCAATGCGGTTGGCTGGGTCGCTTGCAGGCTGGGCCGTGGCTGTGCTTCTCCTCGAAACATTCATCGCACCAGAATTTCAGTCGATTGCTGCCCGACGTTTCTTGCTCGATGAGGTTGCCTGGCCCAAGCGAACCGAACTGGAAATCGCAGAAACTCCGACCAAACTCGCCCGGGGTATGCCGTTCGAACTGACCGCCCAGGCGGGTGTCGGTCGAGAACTTCCCGTGGTGCCTCCTCGGGCATGGTTTGAGGTATTGAGTCATGTCGCCCCTCCATTGAAGCTCTTCGACAGCGCGCTCCGAGGCCGCCCTCCCGGATCGGCGCGGATCATCTACCGATTCGAAGATGGCGAGACGATCAACTCGGCTCTTCGACCGGATGAGCAAGGTACGTTTCACGGTCGTCTCGATGCGGTCAATCAGTCGTTTCGGTTCTATGTCACTGCGGGAGACGATACCACCGATTGGGTGAATGTGGCCGTGGTCCCACCTCCCTCGCTCGATGAGGTTCAGGTTCAACTTGTGCCTCCGGCATACACCCGGCCATTCGCCACCGATGCGGAGCGAGAGGCCGCCGTGGAAACGCTTGCCTCCGACCAAACCCAGATCCGAGCACTTGAGGGCTCGGTCATTCAGTTCAATGCTCGGGCCAACAAGCCATTAAGCTCCGCTCGCTTGATGCTTCATGACGAGCCAACTGAGATCCCGGTTTCCATGCAGGAGGATGGCGCTCGATTGCTGGCCTCGATTGATGCAGAAGGAACTGGATCTTTCTGGTTCTCGCTCCGCGATCAGAACGGCTTCTCCAACCCCGAGGCGACGCGTTACGAACTCCGGACGATCACAGATACACCACCGCTTGCCTTGATTGTCGAACCACAATTTGATGTCTCTGTTCCGGTCACGGCGACCGTTCCTCTTCGAATCAGGGCAGAGGATGACTACGGACTTCAACTGGTTCGCCTGCTCTACACGGTCACCAAGCCTGAATCGGCTGAGGCTGAGGACCATGTTGTGCCCCTCTGGACAGCAGAAGCGTCGATCGACGGAGGCCGTTCGCTTTCCCAAGAAGTGGAGCATCGACTTGAGCTTGCGCCCTTGAACGTGACTCCTGGTTCGATCATCTCGGTTTCTGGAGAGGCCCGAGACTTCTACAGCAGCCCCGAGGACGAAGGGCCGCACCTGACCCGGAGCCGATTGGTACGAATCCGGGTGATTTCCGAGGAGGAGTATCGAGGACAACTGGATGATCGTCGGCGAGAGATCCGAGAAGAAATCGAACGGATCTTTGAGATGCAAAAACTCGCCATGCCTCCCGTCCGCGAGGCAATCAATGAACTCGATGCTGCCGGTCAGATTGAGCAAGAGACCGGCGATCGGCTCCGAGAAGCGTCCGTCATGCAGCGACAGGTTGGCGGGCGGCTCGATGAGTCGGGTAACGGTCTGGGTGACCGCATCCAGCGCTTCCTGGACGATATGGAAAACTCCCGGATGTCCGACCCGGAGGTCGCCGATCAAATGCAGCAGATGAAAGCGGCTGTCGATCGGATTCGAGCCGAGCATCTTCGTCCGGCCGAGCAGGGAATCTCTCGGGCAATCCGCGATCTTGAGCCGCAGTTCGAAGGCCAGCGACGTGGCGGTGAACCGGGAGCAGAGTCCGGTGATGCCGAACCGGATGCTCGGAGAGGTGAACAAGCTCCCGCCGGTCAGGCCGATGGCGCGGTTGCCGGAGAAACCGCTCCAATCGAGCCGTCCGAACCTTCTGCTCCCGCCGCGGAGGGAGCGCCGCAACCCTCCAACCCAGGCGATCCCGGCGAGTCTGATTCACGCCAATCGCTCGATGAGTCTCGGCAAAGTCAGCAGGCGATTGCCCAAGAACTCGAAGGGATGCTTCAGGGTCTCAGCGAATTTGAAACGCTCCGAGGAGTGACTCGCGAGGCCGAGCGGCTCCTTAATGATCAGGATTCCGTAAAGAAAGAAACCGAGCAACGAGCCACCGATCCCTCGTTGATGGGCAAGACGCCTGACCAATTGAACGCGGAACAAAAGGCCGACCTTCAGAATCTGTCCGATCGTCAACGCGATGTCTCTCGGGAACTTCAGGATCTCAGCAATCGGATGAATGAGCTGACCGAGGGATTGGCCGAAAGCGATCCACTTGCGGCTGAGGCGATGAAGGAGGCCCTTCAACAGCTTCAACGCGAAGGCACTGCGGCCGAACTCGGCCAGGCGGCTGATCAGATCGGCCGAAACCAGATGGGGCCAGCAGGTCAGGCTCAAGACAAGGGGCGCGAGGCCATGCAAGACCTCGTCGATGCCCTAAAGAACCGTCGTGAAAATGATCTGGAACGGTTGCTCAAACAACTTCAAGAAACCCGATCGGAACTGGCTCAAGCTCAACGCCGTCAGGAGGATCTCCTCGAACGGACCCGCCAAGCTCAGGGGCAAAAAGGCCAGCAGGGGGGCAATCCCCAAGGGGGTCAGCAGCCCGGCGGAGAAGAAGCTCAAGGGGGCCAACAAGCCGGAGGAGAGCAGGGGGGTGAGGCGGATCGCGCCCGCCTTCAGGAACTTGCGAAGGAGCAGGAGCAACTGGAGCAAGAGCTCCGCCGTCAGTTGCAAAAGCTTCGGAAACTTCGAGCCGATCAGGCCGCCCGGGCCGGTTCAAGAGCTGCATCTCGCATGGGGAACGCCGGCCAGAACCTTGATGAAGGTGATGGCGAAGCCGCCATCCGCAATGAGGAAGACGCGCTCAAAGACCTCGAACAGGCGATTGCCGATACTGATCAGGCAATTCAGGAGGCCCAGGATCGCCTCCTGATGGAGCAATTTGCGAAGATTCGCGACCAACTTCGCGCGTACAATGATCGTCAGAAGCGATTGCTCGAAGAAACTGAAGCGTTTGAAGCACGTCGACGGGCGGGCGGCGGACGACTCTCCCGGGCCGACAGCTTCGATGTCCGCAACCTTGGTCGTGCCCAGGCTGGCTTAAAGGACGAAACAGCCTCCCTGGCTGAACGCCTGGATGGTGCCCCGGTCTTCAAGCTCTCCCTGGAACGAGCGATCGCTCGGATGGTAGAGGCCGCGGAGAACCTTGGCGAGATTGACACGGGTTCTGAGACGCAACGAGCCGAGGAAGATGCCAGTCGCTGGCTCGAACGGCTGGTTGCCTCGCTTGATCCGCCCAATGAGGAGGATCAAGAGCAGGGCGGCCAACAGCAGCAACAAGGCGGCGGTCAGGGGCAACCCGGCCAGGGAAATCAGGGGGACGGCATTCCTGCGGAGGCTCAGATTCGCATGCTCAAAGCCATGCAGGAAGACATCAATCTCCGCACCCTGGAATTGGACGAACTCAAGCAACGTGATGAACCACTGTCGGAGGCTCAGGAACAGGAGTTCGTTCGTTTGGAAGAAGATCAGCACACGATCGCCGACCTGCTTCGTGACCTTATTCGTCCCCGGCGGCCCGACGGACTGGAGGATTGA
- a CDS encoding NPCBM/NEW2 domain-containing protein produces MKIASRSSRWVWTLWLVGAGFCSAAQDAPDPLPSDPVFDALFIDGSIITGRIRSMSPEGEIALVDEQGMDHVLRGEDLVKLFRNRPIVTQKVPDAPLVVLPLGDQIRGQLDAANERTISVRSSIFGALSIPLEVVVGFSIMPDLNPQTEERTLFDLRSADRESDRLYLVNGDERDVTFSALDESGVSYLDANRLQKLPKEMVHAVGLDPGLLQIPEIPGRSFDLVFTDATRLRLVDLSVREGRMKGRTRFGVEVESPVDRIASIHALSETIVYLSELEAAREVTVAYVGPARPVQKNKTVFGHPITVNGRQFLRGLGTQSRSLVAYRLQPQDQRFQACVALDDLAGPLGNVVFRVLVDGEERYASPPVSSGVDPIAVDVDVSGGQFLILATEFGRGGGVRDYAAWIEARLIREFNDPEPPVAGN; encoded by the coding sequence ATGAAAATTGCTTCTCGATCTTCGCGATGGGTGTGGACGCTCTGGCTGGTGGGGGCAGGATTCTGCTCGGCCGCTCAGGACGCTCCAGATCCGCTCCCGTCCGATCCGGTCTTCGATGCGCTCTTCATTGACGGATCGATTATTACGGGTCGAATTCGATCCATGTCGCCCGAAGGCGAAATTGCTCTCGTTGATGAACAGGGCATGGATCATGTGCTTCGGGGAGAGGACCTGGTCAAGTTGTTCAGAAATCGCCCGATCGTGACACAGAAGGTCCCAGACGCTCCGCTCGTGGTGCTACCCCTTGGCGACCAGATTCGGGGGCAACTCGATGCCGCCAACGAACGGACCATTTCGGTCAGGTCTTCCATCTTTGGAGCGTTGAGCATCCCACTAGAGGTGGTCGTTGGCTTTTCAATTATGCCCGATCTGAATCCTCAGACAGAGGAGAGAACCCTATTCGACCTTCGAAGTGCTGATCGCGAGTCTGACCGTCTTTATCTGGTCAATGGAGACGAACGAGATGTGACCTTTTCGGCGCTCGACGAGTCCGGAGTCTCCTACCTCGACGCCAATCGTCTGCAGAAGCTCCCTAAGGAAATGGTGCATGCAGTGGGGCTCGATCCGGGTTTACTGCAAATTCCCGAGATTCCGGGACGCTCATTTGATCTTGTCTTCACCGATGCAACCCGACTTCGATTGGTCGATCTCAGCGTTCGAGAGGGCCGAATGAAAGGTCGGACACGCTTTGGCGTTGAGGTTGAATCGCCAGTCGATCGGATCGCCAGTATACACGCTCTGAGCGAGACGATTGTTTATCTTTCGGAACTTGAGGCGGCCCGTGAGGTGACCGTTGCTTATGTGGGACCGGCTCGTCCTGTCCAGAAAAACAAGACGGTTTTCGGGCACCCGATTACCGTTAACGGTCGTCAATTTCTCCGAGGTCTGGGAACGCAAAGTCGTTCCTTGGTTGCTTACCGTTTGCAGCCTCAGGATCAACGCTTTCAGGCTTGTGTTGCACTGGATGATCTCGCCGGCCCGCTTGGCAATGTGGTGTTTCGGGTGCTGGTTGATGGGGAAGAGCGATATGCATCGCCTCCCGTGTCCTCGGGAGTTGACCCTATTGCCGTGGATGTGGACGTTTCGGGAGGACAGTTTTTGATCCTCGCAACTGAGTTTGGCCGGGGTGGTGGTGTTCGCGATTATGCAGCGTGGATCGAAGCTCGGTTAATCCGCGAGTTCAATGACCCAGAGCCTCCGGTCGCTGGCAACTGA
- a CDS encoding sensor histidine kinase, which produces MPDPTPTTYGPDRERQLAHLASSVGHHLINAFSAVVSNAEILKLSSPSESDPELSETVDLIVNVSVKASGVARRLIDFTRSSTQPLDQSVDLFGLIQEVVSELALAYPNVSWVVDSKPISTLKGDPSQLRSMFGYLLLNAIEALRPDGGQISIRSQVEELEWTSLIIEDDGLGMDVMVQEQALDPFFSTKPGRLGIGLCLANSIWRRHGGTLSILSKPGQGTLIRMTYGGQRR; this is translated from the coding sequence ATGCCAGATCCAACACCCACGACCTATGGACCCGATCGGGAACGGCAACTCGCGCATCTTGCGTCGAGCGTGGGCCATCATCTCATCAACGCATTCAGTGCGGTTGTCAGCAACGCCGAGATTCTCAAACTGTCGAGTCCATCGGAGTCGGATCCTGAGCTGTCTGAAACGGTGGACTTGATCGTTAACGTTTCGGTCAAAGCTTCAGGGGTTGCTCGTCGTCTGATTGACTTTACCCGGTCCTCGACACAACCGCTCGATCAGTCAGTTGATCTGTTTGGTCTCATTCAGGAGGTCGTTTCCGAACTGGCGTTGGCGTACCCCAACGTTTCCTGGGTTGTTGACAGTAAGCCAATATCAACCTTGAAAGGTGATCCGTCGCAACTGCGATCGATGTTTGGCTATCTGCTTCTCAATGCAATCGAGGCACTCCGCCCTGACGGTGGACAAATTTCAATCCGATCGCAGGTTGAAGAATTGGAGTGGACGAGTTTGATCATCGAGGACGATGGGCTTGGCATGGATGTTATGGTCCAGGAACAAGCACTCGATCCATTTTTCTCAACGAAACCAGGTCGACTGGGGATCGGCCTTTGTCTTGCAAACAGTATCTGGCGTCGGCATGGAGGGACTCTCTCGATTCTCAGCAAGCCAGGTCAAGGCACGCTGATTCGTATGACCTACGGTGGGCAGAGACGATAA
- a CDS encoding prenyltransferase/squalene oxidase repeat-containing protein, with protein MDDRTFRAIDDGLSWLGANQAPDGSYGSGSYRAAISSLAGLAFMGNGSSPGRGPYGRYIDEALGYVMSCADASGFVSSPPPSNNPMYGHGFATLFLAEAYGMSRRSELRPILERAVRLIIDTQNEEGGWRYQPVRDDADLSVTICQINALRAARNAGLFVPKETVEECIEYVNQAQNPDGGFRYMLRGGSSAFPRSAAGVVALYSAAVYNDQAVDDGIEYLKQHRPDDRFLRRLPHYFYGHYYAAQAMWIRGGDDWNRWYPAIRDELLNDQEPDGSWSDGFGPAYGTAMALIILQLPFSCLPIFQR; from the coding sequence GTGGATGATCGGACTTTCCGGGCCATCGATGATGGACTTTCGTGGCTCGGGGCGAACCAGGCTCCCGATGGGTCGTATGGCAGCGGTTCGTATCGAGCGGCGATTTCAAGTCTTGCGGGCCTGGCCTTCATGGGCAATGGCTCGTCGCCGGGCCGAGGTCCGTACGGTAGGTACATCGATGAGGCACTCGGGTATGTCATGTCGTGTGCCGATGCCTCGGGTTTTGTTTCCAGTCCTCCCCCTTCCAACAACCCGATGTATGGGCATGGGTTCGCAACGTTGTTTCTCGCTGAGGCGTATGGTATGTCCCGTCGGTCGGAGCTTCGCCCGATCCTAGAGCGAGCTGTACGACTCATTATCGACACACAAAATGAAGAAGGTGGATGGCGTTATCAGCCCGTCCGGGACGATGCGGATCTGTCTGTCACGATCTGTCAGATCAATGCGCTCAGAGCCGCTCGGAACGCGGGACTCTTCGTGCCGAAGGAGACGGTCGAAGAGTGCATCGAATACGTCAATCAGGCTCAGAACCCTGACGGGGGCTTCCGCTACATGTTACGAGGCGGCTCGAGTGCCTTCCCGCGCTCGGCTGCAGGGGTAGTGGCCCTTTACAGTGCTGCCGTGTATAACGATCAAGCGGTGGACGACGGAATCGAATATCTGAAGCAACACCGGCCCGATGATCGTTTCCTTCGCCGACTTCCTCATTACTTTTATGGCCATTATTATGCGGCGCAGGCCATGTGGATTCGAGGTGGTGATGATTGGAATCGGTGGTATCCCGCCATCCGAGACGAACTGCTCAACGATCAGGAACCCGATGGTTCTTGGTCCGACGGGTTTGGACCGGCTTATGGAACGGCAATGGCCCTGATCATCCTGCAACTTCCCTTTAGTTGCCTGCCGATCTTTCAGCGATAA